From the genome of Gracilinanus agilis isolate LMUSP501 chromosome 2, AgileGrace, whole genome shotgun sequence, one region includes:
- the LOC123233677 gene encoding olfactory receptor 2D2-like, whose amino-acid sequence MNHNNQTWVTEFLLLGLSDDPQIQLLLIVLFFGVFLGTVVGSLLIIYLVLIDSQLHTPMYFFLCNLSLADIGVTITTVPQALVQMLSRKKTISFLGCGAQIFFSTTFGATQCSLLAIMSYDRYLAICDPMHYSLIMTGKVCGKLALVCWVSGIVASYVDTMFTLCLPYQGDNRIAHFFCEAPVLLTLASGDTHTAEMAIFFIGVWILLAPMSLILISYGFIIVTVIRMKTTSRRLKAFSTCGSHLLVVILFYGTLIIGYMTPKSSREQFKRVAVFYGVINPMLNPLIYSLRNKEVKRAFRNAVNRK is encoded by the coding sequence ATGAACCATAACAATCAGACTTGGGTGACAGAGTTTCTCCTTCTGGGTCTTTCTGATGACCCTCAGATTCAGCTGCTGCTTATTGTATTATTCTTTGGAGTGTTCTTAGGTACTGTGGTTGGAAGCTTACTCATCATTTACCTAGTTCTAATTGACTCACAGCTCCATACACCCATGTACTTTTTCCTTTGCAACTTATCTCTGGCTGACATTGGTGTCACTATTACCACTGTACCACAAGCTTTAGTCCAAATGTTAAGTAGGAAAAAGACCATTTCCTTCTTGGGCTGTGGTGCCCAGATTTTCTTCTCCACTACTTTTGGAGCTACACAATGTTCACTATTAGCTATTATGTCCTATGACCGATACTTAGCAATCTGTGACCCCATGCATTACTCTCTCATCATGACAGGGAAGGTGTGTGGAAAATTGGCTTTGGTATGCTGGGTCAGTGGTATTGTTGCATCCTATGTTGACACTATGTTTACACTATGCCTACCCTACCAAGGAGATAATAGGATTGCTCATTTCTTTTGTGAGGCACCAGTTCTCTTGACTCTGGCATCTGGAGACACTCATACAGCAGAAATGGCTATTTTCTTCATCGGAGTATGGATTCTTCTTGCACCCATGTCCCTGATTCTAATCTCCTATGGATTTATCATAGTGACTGTCATTAGGATGAAGACAACATCAAGAAGACTCAAGGCATTCTCCACCTGTGGCTCCCATCTCCTTGTGGTCATCCTTTTCTATGGGACTCTCATTATTGGCTACATGACACCCAAGTCCTCCAGGGAGCAGTTCAAGCGGGTTGCTGTGTTCTATGGTGTCATAAACCCTATGCTTAATCCTCTCATTTACAGTCTGAGGAATAAGGAAGTGAAGAGAGCATTCAGAAATGCAGTCAACAGGAAATAA
- the LOC123235350 gene encoding olfactory receptor 2D2-like, with protein MNQNNRTWVTEFLLLGLSGDPQTQLLLTVLFLGVYLGTVLGSLLLIYLVLTDSQLHTPMYFFLCNLSLADLGLSTVIVPQAIIHMLTKRNSISFMGCAAQIFFSIISGATQCSLLAVMSYDRYLAICDPMHYSLIMTGKVCGQLALVCWVSGIFASSVDTIFTLCLPYQGDNRIAHFFCEAPVLLTLASGDTHTAEMAIFLIGVLILLAPVSLILVSYGFIIVTVIRMKTTSRRLKAFSTCGSHLLVVILFYGTLIIGYMTPKSSREQFKRVAVFYGVVNPMLNPLIYSLRNKEVKRAFKNAIKRK; from the coding sequence ATGAACCAGAACAATAGGACCTGGGTGACAGAATTTCTCCTTCTGGGTCTTTCTGGGGACCCTCAAACTCAGCTGCTGCTCACTGTATTGTTCTTGGGGGTCTACTTAGGTACTGTACTTGGGAGCTTACTCCTCATCTATCTGGTTCTAACTGATTCCCAGCTCCATACACCCATGTACTTTTTCCTTTGCAATTTGTCTTTAGCTGACCTTGGCCTCTCTACTGTCATAGTTCCCCAGGCTATAATCCACATGTTAACTAAAAggaattccatttcttttatgggatgtgcagctcagatttttttttctatcatttctggAGCTACACAGTGTTCACTGTTAGCTGTGATGTCCTATGACCGATATTTAGCAATCTGTGATCCCATGCATTACTCTCTCATCATGACAGGGAAGGTGTGTGGACAATTGGCTTTGGTGTGCTGGGTCAGTGGTATTTTTGCATCCTCAGTTGACACTATATTTACACTATGCTTACCCTACCAAGGAGACAATAGGATTGCTCATTTCTTTTGTGAGGCACCAGTTCTCTTGACTCTGGCATCTGGAGACACTCATACAGCAGAAATGGCTATTTTCTTAATTGGAGTTTTGATTCTTCTTGCACCTGTGTCCTTGATTCTAGTCTCCTATGGATTCATCATAGTTACTGTCATTAGAATGAAGACAACATCAAGAAGACTCAAGGCATTCTCCACCTGTGGCTCTCATCTCCTTGTGGTCATCCTTTTCTATGGGACTCTCATTATTGGCTACATGACACCCAAGTCCTCCAGGGAGCAGTTCAAGCGGGTTGCTGTATTTTATGGTGTCGTAAACCCTATGCTTAACCCTCTCATCTACAGTCTGAGGAATAAGGAAGTGAAGAGAGCATTCAAAAATGCAATCAAAAGGAAATAA